In one Candidatus Nanopelagicus limnes genomic region, the following are encoded:
- a CDS encoding DedA family protein: MLSFAASFDEQLSPVAPFLFYVVIAGIIFIETGLLIGFFLPGDSLLFSAGLVAASRDDINIVFLVLAVFLAAFVGDQVGYVIGRKVGRPYLEKHKSKRMQKMLARSEKFYARYGWWSVVIARYIPWVRTFVPPIAGTVKMNYYKFLSANALGAFLWGVGITLAGFYSGSISWVGDISYALAAFFITASLVSAFINYRRDRRD, from the coding sequence ATGCTGAGTTTTGCCGCCTCATTTGACGAGCAACTATCTCCCGTTGCACCCTTTTTGTTTTATGTGGTTATCGCTGGCATTATTTTTATTGAAACTGGTTTGCTAATTGGGTTCTTTTTGCCTGGGGATTCTTTGCTATTTAGTGCTGGTTTAGTAGCTGCTAGTAGGGATGACATAAATATTGTTTTTCTCGTTCTTGCTGTCTTTTTAGCAGCTTTTGTGGGTGATCAGGTTGGGTATGTAATTGGCCGAAAGGTTGGCCGGCCTTACCTTGAAAAACATAAATCAAAGCGAATGCAGAAAATGCTTGCTAGGTCAGAAAAATTTTATGCTCGATACGGCTGGTGGTCAGTTGTAATTGCAAGATATATTCCTTGGGTTAGAACTTTTGTGCCACCAATTGCTGGAACCGTAAAGATGAATTACTACAAATTCTTATCTGCTAATGCATTGGGCGCTTTCTTATGGGGAGTTGGAATTACCTTAGCTGGCTTCTACTCTGGTTCAATCTCTTGGGTTGGCGATATCTCATACGCCCTTGCTGCCTTTTTTATAACAGCATCTTTAGTTTCAGCCTTTATTAATTACCGCCGAGATAGGCGCGACTGA
- a CDS encoding NAD-dependent malic enzyme, producing MASTSPGYGITIRVDGPASAQPVSEITQAILAAGAAITALDVVESVLDRVVIDVTCDAIDAEHAEAITAALSANKNLNVRKVSDRTFLLHLGGKIEIASKVPLKTRDDLSRAYTPGVARISQAIAKDPSDLRRLTIKRNTVAVVTDGSAVLGLGNIGPGAALPVMEGKAALFKRFADVDAWPVCLDTQDVDEIVRTVQIIAPVYGGINLEDISAPRCFEIEARLRNLLDIPVFHDDQHGTAIVVLAALTNALKLVKKDLKSTKIVLSGVGAAGTAVARLLVAKGAQNIIGFDKDGLVFEDKGAEDPMRKWFVTNCSPGSFRGDIHAAMKDADVFIGVSAPNVLTENDVKSMAKGAIVFALANPDPEIDPALARKHAAVVATGRSDQPNQINNVLAFPGIFRGLLDAHITKITDNMLVLAADAIASCVSDQQLNANFIVPSVFDLNVVQKVAAAVKKSV from the coding sequence ATGGCAAGCACATCCCCCGGTTATGGAATCACAATCCGTGTTGATGGACCTGCCTCAGCGCAACCAGTATCTGAAATAACACAAGCAATCCTTGCAGCAGGGGCTGCTATTACAGCTCTTGATGTTGTTGAATCAGTTTTAGATCGAGTAGTAATAGATGTTACCTGCGATGCAATTGATGCCGAACATGCTGAAGCGATAACTGCCGCACTTTCGGCAAATAAGAATCTAAATGTTAGAAAGGTTTCAGATCGCACATTCTTGCTTCACTTAGGTGGAAAAATTGAAATCGCATCCAAAGTTCCACTTAAAACCCGTGATGATTTATCTCGTGCCTACACACCAGGGGTTGCCAGAATTTCACAAGCAATTGCTAAGGATCCTTCTGATTTAAGAAGATTAACAATTAAGCGAAATACAGTTGCAGTTGTTACTGATGGATCAGCTGTTTTAGGCCTTGGAAACATTGGTCCAGGGGCAGCTTTGCCGGTGATGGAGGGAAAAGCTGCTTTATTTAAAAGGTTTGCTGATGTTGATGCTTGGCCAGTATGTCTTGATACTCAAGATGTTGATGAGATTGTTAGAACAGTTCAAATTATTGCACCCGTTTATGGCGGAATTAATCTAGAAGATATTTCAGCACCTCGTTGTTTTGAAATTGAAGCACGATTGCGAAATCTACTTGATATTCCAGTTTTTCATGATGATCAGCATGGAACAGCAATTGTGGTTCTTGCTGCGTTAACAAATGCGTTAAAGCTTGTAAAGAAGGATTTAAAATCAACCAAGATTGTTTTAAGTGGCGTAGGAGCGGCTGGAACCGCGGTTGCAAGGTTGTTAGTTGCAAAGGGTGCTCAAAATATAATTGGCTTTGATAAGGATGGTTTAGTTTTTGAAGATAAAGGCGCAGAAGATCCAATGCGTAAATGGTTTGTAACAAACTGCTCACCTGGTTCATTTAGAGGAGATATCCATGCTGCAATGAAGGATGCTGACGTATTTATCGGCGTAAGTGCTCCGAATGTATTAACCGAAAATGATGTTAAATCAATGGCAAAGGGTGCGATTGTCTTTGCCTTAGCAAATCCAGATCCTGAGATTGATCCAGCACTGGCAAGAAAACATGCAGCAGTTGTTGCAACTGGCAGGAGTGATCAACCAAATCAGATCAACAATGTATTGGCATTTCCTGGCATCTTTAGAGGCTTACTCGATGCTCATATAACCAAAATTACCGACAATATGTTAGTGCTAGCAGCTGATGCAATTGCATCTTGTGTTTCAGATCAGCAACTAAACGCCAATTTTATTGTGCCAAGTGTTTTTGATTTAAATGTCGTACAAAAGGTGGCAGCTGCAGTAAAGAAGTCTGTTTAA
- the upp gene encoding uracil phosphoribosyltransferase — protein MKIHIADHPLITHKLTVLRDEKTDSPTFRRLTEEIVTLLAYEAMREVKTQAVTVKTPVAMAQGAHLTKPKPVVVPILRAGLGMLEGFSRLIPTAEIGFLGMVRNEETLKATTYANRLPEDLKGRQCYILDPMLATGGTLVSAIEFLAAKGATDITAICILAAPEGIAVLEKAFASSALQLKLVTGALDERLNEKGYIVPGLGDAGDRLYGVV, from the coding sequence GTGAAAATCCATATTGCAGACCACCCGCTGATTACACACAAGCTAACGGTGCTGCGGGATGAAAAAACTGATTCACCAACCTTTAGACGTCTTACTGAAGAGATCGTCACACTTCTTGCGTATGAGGCAATGCGCGAGGTTAAAACTCAAGCAGTAACTGTTAAAACACCTGTTGCTATGGCGCAAGGTGCGCACCTTACAAAACCAAAACCTGTTGTGGTGCCAATCCTTAGAGCAGGCCTTGGCATGTTGGAGGGATTTTCTAGATTAATTCCAACTGCTGAAATTGGATTTCTTGGCATGGTTAGAAATGAAGAGACATTAAAGGCAACAACTTATGCAAATAGATTGCCGGAGGATTTAAAAGGTCGTCAGTGTTACATATTAGATCCGATGCTAGCCACCGGCGGTACACTGGTTTCGGCCATTGAGTTCTTAGCTGCAAAGGGTGCAACAGATATAACTGCGATTTGTATCCTGGCAGCCCCGGAAGGAATTGCAGTACTAGAAAAAGCTTTTGCATCCAGCGCGCTGCAATTAAAACTTGTTACTGGCGCACTTGATGAGCGATTAAATGAAAAGGGTTACATAGTCCCAGGATTAGGTGATGCTGGTGATCGTTTATATGGTGTTGTTTAA